In Selenomonas dianae, a genomic segment contains:
- a CDS encoding rhodanese-like domain-containing protein yields the protein MSKFVMALCLSVWSLGICGCGSAQQADAPKSVAASDAKAQGTAFQRVGSDEAAKMMAAESGYLIVDVRTAKEYADGHIPNAINVPNESIGGAPPKELPDKAQRIFVYCRSGARSQQASEKLAGLGYTNIVEMGGIKDWHGEIVKE from the coding sequence ATGAGTAAATTTGTTATGGCGCTTTGTCTGAGTGTGTGGTCACTGGGGATCTGCGGATGCGGCAGTGCGCAACAGGCAGACGCTCCGAAGTCCGTCGCTGCGTCCGATGCAAAGGCGCAGGGGACGGCATTTCAGCGTGTCGGCTCCGATGAGGCGGCGAAGATGATGGCGGCAGAGTCCGGGTATCTGATCGTCGATGTGCGGACGGCGAAGGAATATGCTGACGGGCATATTCCGAATGCCATCAATGTCCCGAACGAATCCATCGGGGGAGCACCGCCCAAGGAACTGCCCGACAAGGCACAGAGGATCTTTGTCTACTGCCGCAGCGGCGCACGCAGTCAGCAGGCATCGGAGAAGCTCGCGGGTCTTGGCTATACGAACATCGTCGAGATGGGCGGCATCAAGGACTGGCACGGCGAGATTGTAAAAGAATAG
- a CDS encoding rhodanese-like domain-containing protein gives MGKILAGLLLVVMTFSAVGCGEMEEDHKEQAKYRRITADEAQVMMAKTENYLILDVRTPEEFAEGHIPHAINIPMDQFGEDPPRQLPDRSQTIFVYCVKGIRSMNVANRLAHMGYRNIVEMGGIQDWHGEIEK, from the coding sequence ATGGGAAAGATTTTGGCAGGTCTTCTGTTGGTCGTGATGACCTTCTCCGCTGTCGGCTGCGGCGAGATGGAGGAAGATCATAAGGAACAGGCGAAATATCGCCGCATTACCGCCGACGAGGCTCAGGTGATGATGGCAAAGACAGAGAACTATCTGATTCTCGATGTGCGCACGCCCGAGGAATTCGCCGAGGGGCATATCCCGCACGCGATCAATATCCCGATGGATCAGTTTGGAGAAGATCCGCCGCGGCAGCTGCCCGATCGCAGTCAGACGATTTTCGTTTACTGCGTCAAGGGGATCCGCAGTATGAATGTCGCCAATCGGCTTGCGCATATGGGGTACAGAAACATTGTCGAGATGGGCGGTATTCAGGATTGGCATGGCGAGATTGAAAAATAA
- a CDS encoding sulfite exporter TauE/SafE family protein: MLFLSMLLMGGIIGFVGAGGSGVIITLLVVGFGVPIHQALAVALGSMAFTTLSGAISHYREREVVPLTGAVLGTGGLVGALIGAVLSNHMEAPDLSLFTGLMLLSSAFLLYLRIYQAQWLARQIPVRETLLTGRRLYLCGLPVGFLCGVLSGAFGIGSAAYIQIALMVIFGVPLLQAIGTTMMIIVPISVSGGIGYILYGQLEPWLFIQTLLALSLGSYVGAKLTHLAPLPVLRFWIVALPTVGGMIMVFFR, encoded by the coding sequence ATGCTCTTTTTGTCCATGCTCCTCATGGGTGGGATCATCGGCTTCGTTGGGGCGGGCGGCAGCGGTGTTATCATCACACTGCTCGTGGTAGGGTTCGGTGTTCCCATCCATCAGGCTCTTGCCGTCGCGCTCGGCTCGATGGCGTTCACCACGCTCTCGGGCGCGATCAGTCACTATCGGGAGCGCGAGGTTGTGCCGCTGACGGGCGCTGTCCTCGGTACAGGGGGGCTCGTCGGCGCACTGATCGGCGCGGTTCTGTCGAACCACATGGAGGCGCCCGATCTCAGCCTTTTTACGGGGCTTATGCTGCTCTCCAGTGCCTTTCTTCTCTATCTGCGCATCTATCAGGCGCAGTGGCTGGCGCGTCAGATCCCTGTGCGCGAGACCCTGCTGACGGGGCGCCGGCTCTATCTCTGCGGACTGCCCGTCGGCTTCCTCTGCGGCGTGCTCTCCGGTGCGTTCGGCATCGGCTCGGCGGCGTACATTCAGATCGCGCTCATGGTGATCTTTGGCGTTCCTCTTTTACAGGCGATCGGCACGACGATGATGATTATTGTACCGATCTCCGTCAGCGGCGGCATCGGCTATATTCTCTACGGACAGCTTGAGCCTTGGCTCTTCATCCAAACGCTCCTCGCGCTCTCGCTCGGCTCGTACGTCGGGGCGAAGCTGACCCATCTCGCGCCGCTGCCCGTCCTGCGCTTTTGGATCGTCGCATTGCCGACGGTGGGCGGGATGATTATGGTATTCTTTCGATAG
- the gltX gene encoding glutamate--tRNA ligase gives MHIGNLRTALYAYLFARANDGTFILRIEDTDRNRYVADAVDFIRRTLDAAKIVPDEGPDGIGGDYGPYVQSERMAIYKEYAERLVASGHAYRCFCNHTEEAEPADGEKSFGGYLRTCRDLSPAEVEERLTRGEEYVIRQKMPLVGETTFYDVLHGNVTIPNTELEDQVLLKRDGMPTYNFANVIDDHLMRVSHIIRGTEFITSTPKHVLLYEAFGWEPPVFVHLAPVMGRDDATGRTSKLSKRHGATSFADLVAMGYPAEAIVNYVALLGWSPKTTNQEVFSMDELIEAFSLEGLSKSPAVFDYDKLGWMSGEYFKAMTDEAFAEAARPFAGELPARLAEQWAAIARLLRTRVTKLSDVRPSIAFLIETPPFDAALYENKRNKVTPDTAKELLPALIDILAALPAEHWENDLLYALLEECIEREGWKKGTVMWVLRIAAAGQSVTPGGATELLAILGREAGLARLRAALSHLSA, from the coding sequence ATGCACATCGGTAATCTGCGCACGGCACTCTATGCGTATCTCTTTGCGCGTGCAAACGACGGGACATTTATCCTGCGCATTGAGGATACGGATCGGAACCGCTACGTTGCGGATGCCGTGGACTTCATCCGCCGCACCCTTGACGCGGCAAAGATCGTGCCTGACGAGGGCCCCGATGGGATCGGCGGCGACTACGGTCCCTACGTTCAGAGCGAGCGCATGGCGATCTACAAGGAATACGCCGAGCGGCTCGTCGCGAGCGGACACGCCTACCGCTGCTTCTGCAATCATACGGAAGAGGCGGAGCCTGCGGACGGTGAGAAGTCGTTCGGCGGCTATCTGCGTACCTGCCGCGACCTCAGCCCCGCCGAGGTGGAGGAACGTCTCACGCGTGGTGAGGAATACGTCATTCGTCAAAAGATGCCGCTCGTCGGCGAGACGACATTCTACGATGTGCTCCACGGAAATGTCACGATTCCGAATACGGAGCTCGAAGATCAGGTGCTCTTAAAGCGTGACGGGATGCCGACGTATAATTTCGCGAATGTCATCGACGATCACCTCATGAGGGTGTCGCACATCATCCGCGGTACGGAGTTCATCACATCGACGCCGAAGCACGTTCTCCTCTATGAGGCGTTCGGGTGGGAACCGCCTGTATTCGTCCATCTCGCACCCGTCATGGGACGCGACGACGCGACGGGCCGGACGAGCAAGCTCTCAAAGCGTCACGGTGCAACGAGTTTTGCCGATCTCGTGGCGATGGGCTATCCTGCCGAGGCGATTGTGAACTACGTCGCACTCCTCGGGTGGAGTCCGAAGACGACGAATCAGGAAGTCTTTTCGATGGACGAACTGATCGAGGCGTTCTCGCTCGAAGGACTGTCGAAATCGCCCGCCGTCTTTGACTACGACAAGCTCGGCTGGATGAGCGGGGAGTATTTCAAGGCGATGACGGATGAGGCGTTCGCCGAGGCGGCGCGTCCGTTCGCGGGAGAACTCCCCGCGCGGCTGGCGGAGCAGTGGGCGGCGATTGCACGCCTCCTGCGTACGCGCGTGACAAAGCTCTCCGACGTGCGCCCCTCCATCGCATTCCTCATTGAGACACCGCCCTTTGATGCGGCACTCTACGAGAACAAGCGCAACAAGGTGACACCCGATACGGCAAAGGAGCTCCTGCCCGCGCTCATCGACATTCTCGCGGCACTGCCCGCCGAGCACTGGGAGAACGATCTCCTCTATGCCCTGCTTGAAGAGTGCATCGAGCGTGAGGGGTGGAAGAAAGGGACGGTCATGTGGGTGCTGCGCATCGCGGCGGCAGGACAGTCGGTGACCCCCGGTGGGGCGACGGAACTGCTTGCCATCCTCGGCAGGGAGGCGGGGCTTGCACGCCTGCGTGCGGCACTTTCGCATCTTTCGGCATGA
- the dhaL gene encoding dihydroxyacetone kinase subunit DhaL, translating to MANVRDAVNAVITAIMAQKDYLTAVDARTGDGDHGLNMARGFTAAEERLADLPPDAPVKDVLYHIGRAFIENVGGAAGPLYGIAFVRASEAVNDQTRLDVHSFEKLFTAGIAAIQRRGRAERGDKTMLDTLIPIRDAFRAENADGKSLRECLEDALNEGRAGAEYTKTIAARRGRAALVGPRSIGIEDPGAMSSLIMFRALCSYLRG from the coding sequence ATGGCAAATGTAAGGGATGCGGTGAATGCAGTCATCACCGCGATTATGGCACAGAAGGATTATTTGACGGCGGTGGACGCGAGGACCGGAGACGGGGATCACGGTCTGAATATGGCGCGCGGCTTTACGGCGGCGGAGGAGCGTCTGGCGGATCTGCCGCCCGATGCGCCGGTCAAGGATGTGCTCTACCACATCGGACGCGCGTTCATCGAGAACGTCGGCGGCGCGGCGGGACCACTCTACGGGATCGCCTTCGTGCGTGCGAGTGAGGCGGTGAACGATCAGACGCGGCTGGACGTGCATAGCTTCGAGAAGCTCTTTACGGCAGGAATTGCGGCGATCCAACGGCGCGGACGCGCCGAGCGCGGAGACAAAACCATGCTCGATACGCTCATTCCGATCCGCGATGCGTTCCGCGCGGAGAATGCGGACGGCAAGAGTCTGCGCGAGTGCCTTGAGGATGCGCTGAACGAGGGGCGCGCGGGCGCAGAGTACACAAAGACCATCGCGGCACGCCGCGGACGTGCGGCACTCGTGGGACCGCGCAGCATCGGCATCGAGGATCCCGGTGCGATGAGTTCGCTCATCATGTTCCGTGCTCTGTGCAGCTATCTGCGCGGCTGA